The proteins below come from a single Methanothrix thermoacetophila PT genomic window:
- a CDS encoding undecaprenyl diphosphate synthase family protein, translating into MIHKLYEKLLEREIMSHPIPGCVAFVISAFDGHGLEKFRDLIEWSASLGIENLLIHVGQHSGDLASPLESMLKDAPADVSIIDADRSKSTGKGGISVTISLGYGGKREVTEAIRSVLMDVAAGLIEPEEIDRNTIERYLRFKQKPDLVIRAGGRRLSDFMIWQAAYSELYFTDVDWASLRRLDFLRAIRDFQRRERRFGR; encoded by the coding sequence GTGATACACAAATTGTACGAAAAGCTCCTCGAAAGGGAGATCATGAGCCATCCCATCCCAGGGTGTGTGGCATTTGTGATATCAGCGTTTGACGGCCACGGCCTGGAGAAGTTCAGGGATCTGATCGAGTGGAGCGCATCGCTCGGCATAGAGAACCTGCTGATACACGTAGGACAGCACTCAGGGGATCTCGCGTCCCCTCTCGAGTCCATGCTCAAAGACGCTCCCGCGGACGTGAGCATCATCGACGCTGATAGATCAAAATCGACGGGAAAGGGCGGGATCAGCGTCACAATCTCCCTGGGATACGGCGGGAAGAGGGAGGTAACAGAGGCCATAAGGTCTGTTCTCATGGATGTTGCTGCAGGACTGATAGAGCCGGAGGAGATAGACAGGAATACCATAGAGCGGTACCTCAGGTTCAAGCAGAAGCCGGACCTGGTCATAAGGGCCGGTGGCAGAAGGCTCAGCGACTTCATGATATGGCAGGCTGCGTACTCTGAGCTGTACTTCACAGATGTCGACTGGGCATCCCTGAGGCGATTGGACTTCCTGCGCGCAATAAGGGATTTCCAGAGAAGGGAGAGGAGATTTGGAAGATGA
- a CDS encoding TIGR00297 family protein — MQKEDALRLAIGALAFLLPVTGVFTAVILAIVYIIHRPARMLCASLILLLVLREALTYTHLNLPMYVVAISFILPTVAYTVSKRFQQLAGSFIYIMATVAIGYPAAYLSAPYLLQEKILFMTILGGLSGAFLQHVSREMDFTVPFGACMVMWLFSFEYPLPELSNILMIYIFAVILGVGAYWARAADVDAVLSEVIICILVVLFAGLKWFLLLLCFYLMGGAFTRYGYSYKYSLGIAQEKCGVRGYKNVYSNSLVPLVAALCYGIYGNEIFFYAFLGAVATANGDTLASEIGETSRSRPRMITTLKPVDPGVDGGVTPLGEMASLAGAAAIGLVAVAISMTGANGFLIAMTSGFLGSNFDSLMGAVFQRRGLLTNNGVNLVATLFGGVVGSLMGVLL; from the coding sequence ATGCAGAAAGAGGACGCCTTGAGGCTCGCCATAGGGGCGCTGGCATTCCTGCTCCCCGTGACAGGCGTCTTCACAGCAGTTATTCTCGCCATCGTATACATCATTCATCGACCCGCCAGAATGTTGTGTGCATCGCTCATACTGCTTCTGGTCCTCAGAGAGGCGCTGACATACACGCATCTGAATCTCCCGATGTATGTTGTGGCGATATCTTTCATCCTGCCTACTGTGGCCTACACTGTATCAAAGAGGTTCCAGCAGCTCGCGGGCAGCTTCATATACATAATGGCCACTGTGGCGATCGGCTATCCGGCTGCGTACCTCTCCGCACCCTATCTTCTGCAGGAGAAAATACTGTTTATGACCATACTCGGAGGGCTGAGCGGTGCATTCCTCCAGCATGTCTCCAGGGAGATGGATTTCACTGTGCCATTTGGCGCGTGCATGGTCATGTGGCTCTTCAGCTTCGAATACCCGCTTCCTGAGCTCAGCAACATCTTGATGATATACATATTTGCTGTGATTCTGGGAGTTGGAGCTTACTGGGCGAGAGCTGCAGATGTTGATGCAGTGCTCAGCGAGGTGATCATATGCATCCTGGTGGTTCTCTTCGCCGGATTGAAGTGGTTTCTGCTTCTCCTCTGCTTCTACCTTATGGGTGGCGCGTTCACGCGCTACGGGTATTCGTATAAGTACAGCCTGGGAATCGCTCAGGAGAAATGCGGCGTTAGAGGATACAAAAACGTGTACAGCAACAGCTTGGTTCCACTTGTGGCCGCGCTCTGCTATGGTATATACGGCAACGAGATATTCTTCTACGCCTTCCTCGGCGCTGTGGCCACTGCAAATGGAGACACGCTGGCCAGCGAGATAGGTGAGACCAGCAGGTCCAGGCCGCGGATGATAACCACACTCAAGCCCGTGGACCCGGGGGTCGACGGGGGGGTGACACCTCTTGGGGAGATGGCATCGCTGGCCGGCGCTGCAGCCATCGGACTGGTCGCTGTTGCTATAAGCATGACAGGCGCGAATGGTTTCCTGATTGCTATGACGAGCGGTTTTCTCGGATCAAACTTCGATAGCCTGATGGGCGCGGTGTTTCAGAGAAGAGGTCTGCTCACAAACAACGGCGTTAACCTGGTCGCAACGCTCTTCGGCGGGGTTGTTGGATCCCTGATGGGGGTGCTCCTTTGA
- the aroE gene encoding shikimate dehydrogenase has translation MKVYAVLGDPIEHSLSPVMHNAAFQAMGLQASYHAFRVKIPRLRDAILGADAMGFGGLNLTIPLKESAISVVEPDETAEAIGAANTVSFQRGIRGHNTDGIGASLALRHYGVNVRGADVLLIGAGGAARAIAYQLSKDGAEIVVTNRTPERGLALASDLGLEFRPFGEIDDLVRVSDVVINATSVGMRDGDPRLFDGSILKAEQVVFDIIYSRETELLRDARRAGAKAIDGVMMLVYQGAAAFRIWTGLDEPVDVMEAAVRAALGRLNL, from the coding sequence TTGAAGGTGTATGCTGTTCTCGGAGATCCGATAGAGCACAGCCTCTCGCCTGTGATGCATAACGCCGCCTTCCAGGCCATGGGGCTTCAGGCGAGCTACCATGCGTTCAGGGTTAAAATACCAAGGCTGAGGGACGCTATTCTTGGCGCTGATGCCATGGGCTTTGGGGGACTCAACCTGACGATACCCTTGAAGGAGAGCGCGATATCGGTGGTCGAGCCGGACGAGACTGCGGAGGCTATCGGAGCTGCTAACACAGTATCATTCCAAAGAGGGATCCGGGGGCACAACACCGATGGGATCGGCGCGTCACTTGCCCTGAGGCATTACGGCGTGAATGTCAGAGGCGCTGATGTTCTTCTGATCGGCGCAGGAGGCGCTGCCAGAGCCATCGCATACCAGCTCTCCAAAGATGGCGCAGAGATCGTTGTAACGAACAGGACACCTGAGAGGGGGCTGGCGCTCGCGAGTGATCTCGGCCTGGAGTTCCGCCCGTTCGGGGAGATCGATGATCTCGTCAGAGTCTCTGATGTAGTGATAAACGCAACATCTGTGGGAATGCGTGATGGAGATCCCAGGCTCTTTGATGGGAGTATCCTGAAAGCAGAGCAGGTTGTATTCGATATAATCTACAGCAGGGAGACCGAGCTTCTCAGGGATGCGAGGAGAGCAGGAGCGAAGGCTATCGATGGGGTCATGATGCTTGTCTATCAGGGTGCTGCAGCCTTCAGGATCTGGACCGGTCTGGATGAGCCAGTCGACGTGATGGAGGCCGCGGTCAGGGCAGCGCTCGGGCGGCTGAATCTGTAG
- a CDS encoding prephenate dehydrogenase/arogenate dehydrogenase family protein, with protein sequence MRRMLIVGGTGETGSWFARYFRDRGFDVCIWGPSGKFHVADALGVRYARDLMSEVAESDIVVLSVPIDRTPEVAGRIGPAMRSGSLLMDLTSLKVEPVRAMVESTHPDVEVLGAHPMFGPTMPSIRGQTVIITPVEGRWGRWSSHIREILERDGARVEVLTPEEHDRMMAVVQALTHFSYIAVGSTLRALDFDVSRSRRFMSPVYEVMLDFVGRILDQNPELYASIQMNPFAKEVRRVFIEECLRLSDAVDHGDLEGFMRTMREAADHFGDTHSALQRSDRIINQRAQERE encoded by the coding sequence ATGAGGAGGATGCTAATAGTTGGCGGGACGGGCGAGACAGGCTCATGGTTTGCCAGGTACTTCAGAGATCGTGGATTCGATGTATGCATTTGGGGGCCGAGCGGAAAGTTCCACGTCGCAGATGCTCTCGGAGTGAGATACGCGCGCGATCTCATGAGCGAGGTGGCGGAGAGTGATATCGTGGTGCTGAGCGTGCCGATAGACAGAACTCCTGAGGTGGCGGGGAGGATAGGGCCAGCGATGAGGAGTGGATCGCTGCTAATGGATCTGACCTCCCTAAAGGTTGAGCCTGTGAGAGCGATGGTTGAGTCCACTCATCCAGATGTGGAGGTCCTCGGAGCACATCCCATGTTCGGGCCGACGATGCCATCGATAAGGGGTCAGACGGTGATAATCACGCCTGTAGAGGGGCGGTGGGGGAGATGGTCATCTCATATCAGGGAGATCCTGGAGAGGGACGGCGCCAGGGTCGAGGTCCTCACGCCTGAGGAGCACGACAGGATGATGGCTGTGGTCCAGGCTCTGACGCACTTCTCATACATTGCTGTAGGCTCAACCCTTCGCGCCCTTGACTTCGACGTCTCAAGGTCGAGAAGGTTCATGAGCCCTGTTTACGAGGTGATGCTCGATTTCGTGGGGAGGATACTTGACCAGAACCCGGAGCTGTATGCATCGATTCAGATGAATCCCTTTGCGAAAGAGGTGCGGAGAGTGTTCATAGAGGAATGTTTGCGACTATCAGACGCGGTTGATCATGGCGATCTCGAGGGATTCATGAGGACTATGAGGGAGGCTGCGGACCACTTCGGCGACACACACAGCGCGCTCCAGCGCTCTGACAGGATTATCAACCAGCGGGCTCAGGAGCGGGAGTGA
- a CDS encoding glycoside hydrolase family 15 protein, giving the protein MRPLLFGNGRLLICEDELGIIRDIYYPYVGLENHCNMIRAGIYDANLHVFSWLDGWGIQQRYKSSFEENFFETLEDLKTDDRENMEIGFCASNIGETIFENQSLGLRVRVLDAVHPSSNYFYRLFDVMNISPSSRDIGLFSNQNYNILENKIGETAFVDGDMLIHYKRDRYFLHSSYPQFDQYAVGVAEWKGMQGTWKDMEEDGMLSCNAVAHGSIDSTISWRISGIRPGESRRIHMWIVVGRGHRQVVDIHRKLKENGPANVYRISFNFWKAFIEHVDALPECRNLRELPEKVQDAFYRSLMATVAHMDVNGSIIASCDSEIKQFGADLYTYCWPRDASWACIALDRARYHHLSKEIIDFLSKIITVDGYFLHKYTPAGDFGSTWHPVPMIQLDETGLPLYALYHNWLMSKDVWIIGRYFSSLVRPAAEFLVGSIDRTTNLPAESFDLWEERRGSHAYTAAVVHAGLRGASEIARILGNEKFHSRWSQAAELIRHAALDLYDDSIMHFRRSPSDSTLDASVFSIWYFELLPANDPRVVNTMRAIERELTRPSGGVARYMHDTYHGYMNSWIICTLWLAQWHIAVGSLDRALELIKWCSDHTFSTGLMPEQVSDDNTFRSVLPLMWSHCTFVLAVLEYLRAVSDNQRKE; this is encoded by the coding sequence ATGAGGCCGCTGCTGTTCGGAAATGGGAGATTACTGATATGCGAGGATGAACTGGGGATCATCCGGGACATTTACTATCCCTATGTGGGTCTCGAAAATCACTGTAACATGATACGTGCAGGGATTTACGACGCGAATCTTCACGTATTCAGCTGGCTTGATGGATGGGGGATTCAGCAGAGATACAAATCATCTTTCGAGGAGAACTTCTTCGAGACTCTGGAGGATCTCAAAACGGATGACCGCGAAAATATGGAGATTGGCTTTTGTGCATCGAACATCGGTGAAACCATCTTCGAAAACCAGTCGTTGGGATTGAGGGTGAGAGTGCTGGATGCGGTACATCCATCATCAAATTATTTTTATAGATTGTTTGATGTGATGAACATCTCGCCATCTTCCAGGGACATCGGTCTCTTCTCAAACCAGAATTACAACATACTGGAGAATAAGATCGGTGAGACAGCATTCGTAGATGGCGATATGTTGATTCACTACAAACGTGATCGGTACTTTCTTCACAGCAGCTATCCGCAGTTCGATCAATATGCTGTAGGGGTTGCTGAGTGGAAGGGAATGCAAGGTACTTGGAAGGACATGGAAGAGGATGGAATGCTGAGCTGCAATGCAGTAGCGCATGGATCCATCGACTCGACTATCAGCTGGAGAATATCAGGCATCAGGCCCGGGGAGTCAAGACGCATACACATGTGGATCGTTGTTGGTAGGGGGCATCGCCAGGTGGTTGATATTCACAGAAAATTGAAAGAGAATGGACCGGCCAACGTCTACCGCATCAGCTTCAATTTCTGGAAAGCGTTTATCGAGCATGTCGATGCTCTTCCAGAGTGCAGGAACCTCCGCGAGCTGCCGGAGAAGGTACAGGATGCATTTTACAGAAGCCTCATGGCTACGGTTGCTCATATGGATGTGAATGGATCGATTATCGCCTCCTGCGATTCGGAGATAAAGCAATTCGGAGCGGATCTTTACACCTATTGCTGGCCAAGAGATGCCTCGTGGGCATGTATAGCGCTGGATAGGGCCAGATATCACCATCTCAGCAAAGAAATTATAGATTTTTTATCTAAAATAATAACTGTGGACGGTTATTTTCTCCATAAATACACACCTGCTGGTGATTTCGGTAGTACATGGCATCCAGTGCCCATGATTCAGCTCGATGAGACGGGCCTGCCTCTTTATGCTCTGTACCACAACTGGCTCATGTCCAAGGATGTCTGGATAATAGGGCGTTACTTTTCATCGCTGGTGAGGCCAGCCGCAGAATTCCTCGTCGGCTCAATCGACAGAACGACAAATCTGCCCGCTGAGAGCTTTGACCTGTGGGAGGAAAGGAGAGGGTCACATGCATACACTGCGGCTGTTGTCCATGCTGGCCTCCGCGGAGCCTCAGAGATTGCGAGGATTTTGGGTAACGAGAAGTTTCACTCGAGGTGGTCGCAAGCTGCAGAGCTCATCAGGCATGCTGCGCTGGATCTTTATGATGACAGCATCATGCATTTCAGGCGCTCCCCTTCGGACTCCACACTTGATGCATCGGTTTTCAGCATCTGGTACTTTGAATTGCTGCCGGCAAACGATCCAAGAGTGGTCAATACGATGCGGGCTATTGAGAGAGAGCTTACCCGCCCGTCAGGAGGCGTTGCCCGTTATATGCACGATACCTATCATGGCTACATGAACAGCTGGATCATATGTACGCTTTGGCTGGCACAATGGCATATCGCAGTGGGAAGCCTGGATCGTGCCCTGGAACTCATAAAATGGTGTTCGGATCACACATTCTCTACAGGCTTGATGCCTGAGCAGGTCAGTGATGATAACACTTTCAGGTCGGTTCTTCCGCTGATGTGGTCTCACTGCACATTCGTTTTGGCAGTCCTGGAATATCTCAGGGCTGTTTCGGATAATCAGCGTAAAGAATAG
- a CDS encoding adenylate kinase, whose product MNIVLLGPPGSGKGTQAKMIAEKFNVKHISTGDILREHVRNGTELGKEAKKYMDAGQLVPDSILIGIIKDRLSKPDVAGGYMLDGYPRTIPQAEALDKILPELKQKIDVVLNIDVPDEELVRRLSGRRMCKCGRSYHIIFNPPKVPGKCDECGGELYHRDDDKEEAILNRLKVYKQQTQPLIDYYTKAGLIANINGAGEINQIFDEISKVLSKFQ is encoded by the coding sequence ATGAATATAGTTCTGCTCGGCCCACCGGGATCTGGGAAGGGGACCCAGGCCAAGATGATCGCTGAGAAGTTCAATGTGAAGCACATATCCACCGGAGACATACTCAGGGAGCACGTGAGGAACGGAACTGAGCTTGGGAAAGAGGCGAAGAAGTACATGGACGCAGGCCAGCTTGTGCCGGACTCGATACTGATAGGCATAATCAAGGATCGTCTCTCAAAGCCGGATGTGGCTGGTGGCTACATGCTTGATGGGTATCCGAGAACCATCCCCCAGGCAGAGGCGCTGGACAAGATACTGCCTGAGCTGAAACAGAAGATCGATGTAGTTCTCAACATAGATGTTCCCGATGAGGAGCTGGTGAGGAGGCTCAGCGGAAGGCGGATGTGCAAGTGCGGCAGGAGCTACCACATAATCTTCAACCCCCCGAAGGTTCCCGGAAAGTGCGATGAATGTGGAGGAGAGCTCTACCACAGGGACGATGACAAGGAGGAGGCGATACTCAACAGGCTCAAGGTGTACAAGCAGCAGACCCAGCCGCTGATCGATTACTACACAAAGGCGGGCCTGATCGCAAACATTAACGGCGCAGGCGAGATCAACCAGATATTCGATGAGATATCAAAGGTACTGAGCAAGTTCCAGTGA
- a CDS encoding FeoA family protein: MIELTKAPCNSLLEVKSFTGMGGWQKRLEAIGIRKGIRLKKITCQPFGGPIVVDVNGTKISLGRGIASRIQVELAQHVK; this comes from the coding sequence ATGATAGAGCTCACAAAGGCGCCATGCAACTCGCTGCTCGAGGTCAAATCCTTCACAGGAATGGGCGGCTGGCAGAAGCGGCTGGAGGCCATAGGGATCAGGAAGGGGATCAGGCTGAAGAAGATCACATGCCAGCCGTTTGGTGGACCGATTGTTGTCGATGTCAATGGAACAAAGATATCCCTGGGACGCGGAATTGCGTCGCGGATACAGGTCGAGCTCGCCCAGCATGTGAAATGA
- the hisF gene encoding imidazole glycerol phosphate synthase subunit HisF, producing MLARRIIPCLDCDLGVPNGRVVKGIEFKQIRYAGVPWELATRYYEDGADEIVFLDITASHERRATMFDVIKKTSEHVFVPLTVGGGISSLEDARNAFNAGADKVTVNTAALRRPELIREISESYGSQAVVVAIDAKRRYQDLDGRITINTESGRCWFECSYYGGRRFTGVDALAWARRVEELGAGEILLTSMDRDGTYDGFDIELTDAVSRMVRIPVIASGGCASPEHMYEVFRRTDASAALAASIFHFNQWSIRDCKRYLHERGINVRITD from the coding sequence ATGCTAGCCCGCAGAATCATTCCGTGTTTGGATTGCGATCTAGGAGTACCGAATGGCAGGGTTGTCAAGGGGATCGAATTCAAGCAGATAAGATACGCAGGGGTTCCGTGGGAGCTGGCGACCCGGTACTACGAGGATGGCGCTGACGAGATCGTATTTCTGGATATCACAGCCTCCCACGAGCGCAGGGCGACGATGTTCGACGTCATCAAAAAGACATCAGAGCATGTTTTCGTGCCGCTGACAGTGGGTGGAGGCATCTCGAGCCTGGAGGACGCGAGGAATGCGTTCAACGCAGGTGCTGACAAGGTGACTGTGAACACAGCAGCACTCAGGAGGCCGGAGCTCATCAGAGAGATCTCGGAGAGCTACGGCAGCCAGGCGGTTGTGGTCGCGATCGACGCGAAGAGAAGGTATCAGGATCTGGACGGCAGGATAACAATAAACACTGAAAGCGGCCGGTGTTGGTTCGAGTGCTCCTATTACGGAGGGAGGCGATTCACAGGGGTCGACGCGCTCGCATGGGCAAGGCGCGTTGAGGAGCTCGGTGCAGGGGAGATACTGCTCACAAGCATGGATCGAGATGGCACGTACGATGGCTTCGATATCGAGCTCACCGATGCGGTATCGAGAATGGTGAGGATACCTGTGATCGCATCAGGCGGATGCGCCAGCCCTGAGCACATGTATGAGGTCTTCAGAAGAACGGATGCATCCGCAGCGCTCGCTGCGAGCATATTCCACTTCAACCAGTGGAGTATAAGGGATTGCAAGAGATATCTCCACGAACGCGGAATAAACGTGAGGATCACCGATTAG
- the hisH gene encoding imidazole glycerol phosphate synthase subunit HisH, translating to MIAIVDYGMGNLFSIYNAFLKVGGDPEIKRDPEFGGAEGIVIPGVGSFGRCTERLRRFQEPLEERITEGTPVLGICIGMQVMLDESEESPGARGFGWIPGRVVRLPESVTVPQMGWNSLEIKKGMELLDGISPGDMFYFVHSYHCIPYDQRVVAASTHYGVELAAVVAKDNIYGTQFHPEKSGPKGLRILENFVRMVRC from the coding sequence ATGATAGCCATAGTGGACTACGGCATGGGCAATCTGTTCAGCATATACAACGCTTTTTTGAAGGTAGGTGGCGATCCTGAGATAAAGAGAGATCCTGAGTTTGGGGGTGCAGAAGGAATAGTCATACCCGGCGTCGGCTCCTTCGGGAGGTGCACGGAGCGCCTTCGCAGATTTCAGGAGCCTCTGGAGGAGAGAATCACCGAGGGTACGCCTGTTCTGGGCATATGCATAGGCATGCAGGTGATGCTGGACGAGAGCGAGGAGAGCCCGGGAGCCAGAGGCTTCGGCTGGATCCCTGGAAGGGTCGTGCGGCTGCCTGAGAGCGTCACAGTGCCGCAGATGGGATGGAACAGCCTGGAGATAAAGAAAGGTATGGAGCTGCTGGATGGCATATCCCCTGGAGATATGTTCTACTTCGTACACTCGTATCACTGCATTCCATATGATCAGAGAGTGGTTGCGGCAAGCACGCACTATGGCGTGGAGCTCGCAGCGGTTGTGGCGAAGGATAACATATACGGAACGCAGTTCCATCCGGAAAAGTCAGGTCCGAAGGGTCTGAGGATACTCGAGAACTTCGTGAGGATGGTCAGATGCTAG
- a CDS encoding FMN-binding glutamate synthase family protein translates to MNLRRPNANEATGTFNRSRDVVPMSGICSRCVDGCRGGCETWLSSFRGREVLYPGPFGEITAGADKDYPVDYSHLNIQGYAVGAYGLPEGVEPDPDTALFPNVNTETEYGWTRKVRMRVPIFTGALGSTDIARKNWEHFAIGAAISGITLVCGENVCGVDPELVLGSDNKVKKSPEMDRRIETYKRFHEGYGEILVQMNVEDTRLGVAEYVSSKHNLETIELKWGQGAKCIGGEIRVPSLERALVLKRRGYVVQPDPEDPAVQAAFKEGAIKEFERHSRLGFVTKEGFLNEVDRLRDLGFKRITLKTGAYSMVELAMAIRFGAEAHLDLITIDGAPGGTGMSPWPMMNEWGIPTFYLEALAYEFCERLSKRGMRVPDLAMAGGFSTEDGVFKAIAMGSPYVKAVCMGRALMIPGMVGKNIQKWLETGDLPKTVAKYGQRPEEIFVSYEELRAKYGEEIKNIPLGAVAIYTYCQKFRTGLQQLMAGSRNFSISSISRKDLMALTEDAARISGIPYVMDAYRDKALEILDWMGE, encoded by the coding sequence ATGAACCTTAGAAGGCCGAATGCCAATGAGGCAACAGGGACGTTCAACCGCTCGCGGGATGTCGTCCCGATGTCTGGCATATGCAGCAGGTGCGTGGACGGATGCAGGGGCGGATGCGAGACCTGGCTCTCCTCGTTCAGAGGAAGAGAGGTGCTCTATCCGGGTCCTTTCGGAGAGATCACTGCGGGAGCTGACAAGGACTATCCTGTTGATTATTCGCATCTGAACATACAGGGTTACGCTGTCGGTGCCTACGGTCTCCCTGAGGGTGTTGAGCCTGATCCGGATACTGCGCTCTTCCCGAATGTCAACACTGAGACGGAGTACGGCTGGACCAGGAAGGTGAGGATGAGGGTGCCGATATTCACGGGCGCTCTTGGGTCCACCGATATAGCCAGGAAGAACTGGGAGCATTTCGCAATCGGTGCAGCCATATCTGGCATAACGCTTGTCTGTGGAGAGAACGTCTGCGGCGTCGATCCAGAGCTCGTGCTTGGAAGCGACAACAAGGTCAAGAAATCCCCTGAGATGGACAGGAGGATAGAGACGTACAAGAGGTTCCATGAAGGATATGGCGAGATTCTTGTGCAGATGAATGTCGAGGATACCCGCCTGGGCGTGGCTGAGTACGTATCATCGAAGCACAACCTGGAGACGATAGAGCTCAAGTGGGGCCAGGGCGCGAAGTGCATTGGTGGTGAGATAAGGGTGCCATCCCTGGAGAGGGCCCTGGTGCTCAAGAGAAGAGGTTATGTAGTGCAGCCAGACCCGGAGGATCCAGCAGTTCAGGCGGCATTTAAGGAGGGTGCAATAAAGGAGTTCGAGCGGCATTCGCGTCTTGGCTTTGTCACAAAGGAGGGCTTCCTGAACGAGGTTGATCGGCTCAGAGATCTCGGCTTCAAGCGTATCACGCTCAAGACAGGCGCTTACTCCATGGTTGAGCTCGCGATGGCCATAAGATTCGGCGCCGAGGCGCATTTGGATCTCATCACGATAGACGGAGCGCCAGGAGGCACCGGAATGAGCCCGTGGCCGATGATGAACGAGTGGGGGATACCCACTTTCTATCTGGAGGCTCTTGCGTACGAGTTCTGCGAGCGGTTATCGAAGCGGGGCATGCGCGTCCCTGACCTGGCAATGGCAGGCGGCTTCTCAACAGAGGATGGTGTCTTCAAGGCTATCGCCATGGGCAGCCCCTACGTGAAGGCTGTCTGCATGGGAAGGGCTCTGATGATCCCTGGCATGGTCGGGAAGAACATCCAAAAGTGGCTCGAGACAGGGGATCTACCAAAGACGGTTGCAAAGTACGGGCAGCGGCCTGAGGAGATATTTGTGAGCTATGAGGAGCTCAGGGCGAAGTATGGAGAGGAGATCAAGAACATACCGCTTGGCGCTGTCGCGATCTACACGTACTGCCAGAAGTTCAGGACAGGGCTGCAGCAGCTCATGGCAGGCTCGAGGAACTTCAGCATCTCCTCCATATCGAGGAAGGATCTCATGGCGCTCACAGAGGATGCCGCGAGGATCTCCGGCATACCCTATGTCATGGACGCATACAGGGACAAAGCGCTGGAGATACTCGACTGGATGGGAGAGTGA
- a CDS encoding phosphoribosylaminoimidazolesuccinocarboxamide synthase: MNRKLLMRGKVKEAYDLGSELEFQFTDNISVFDKIIPTRIPYKGETLCREGVFWFERAERMGIRNHFVRYLPPAGMIVRKVSIVSPERITRETKGHLIPLEFICRWYVAGSLFDRIESGEIEPEALGFPRGRKVSFAEQLPEPYIELSTKLEKTDRLLSRDEALELAKLSPQEFEEITEIIIRIDEDIRRCVEPRGLIHVDGKKEFAFDENREIMVVDVYGTADEDRFWDRAMYEEGEYVDLSKEYVRKYYRQIGYKDMLYQARSSKMPEPEIPPLPDEIVQRTSEIYIKLYERITGERFVPAGA, from the coding sequence ATGAACCGCAAGCTTTTGATGAGGGGCAAGGTGAAGGAGGCCTATGATCTCGGCTCCGAGCTGGAGTTCCAGTTCACCGATAACATCTCTGTGTTCGACAAGATCATACCGACAAGGATACCGTACAAGGGCGAGACGCTATGCAGGGAGGGTGTCTTCTGGTTCGAGCGCGCTGAGCGGATGGGCATAAGGAATCATTTCGTCAGATACCTCCCGCCCGCTGGTATGATTGTGAGAAAGGTCAGCATAGTGTCTCCGGAGCGCATAACCCGTGAGACGAAAGGACATCTGATACCTCTGGAGTTCATATGCAGATGGTACGTTGCTGGCTCTCTCTTCGACAGGATCGAGTCCGGGGAGATTGAGCCGGAGGCTCTCGGGTTCCCGCGGGGACGAAAGGTCTCCTTTGCCGAGCAGCTGCCGGAGCCGTACATAGAGCTCTCTACCAAACTGGAGAAGACCGACAGGCTTCTGAGCAGAGATGAGGCGCTGGAGCTCGCAAAGCTCAGCCCGCAGGAGTTCGAGGAGATCACGGAGATAATCATCAGGATAGATGAGGACATCAGGAGATGTGTGGAGCCCCGGGGTCTCATACACGTGGATGGGAAGAAGGAGTTCGCATTCGATGAGAACAGGGAGATCATGGTGGTCGATGTCTACGGGACAGCAGATGAGGACAGGTTCTGGGACAGGGCCATGTACGAGGAGGGGGAATACGTCGATCTGAGCAAGGAGTACGTCCGGAAGTACTACAGGCAGATCGGCTACAAGGATATGCTCTATCAGGCAAGAAGCTCGAAGATGCCGGAGCCGGAGATTCCACCACTTCCAGATGAGATCGTGCAAAGGACGAGCGAGATTTATATCAAGCTGTACGAGAGGATCACAGGCGAGAGGTTTGTGCCCGCAGGGGCATGA